One Labilithrix sp. DNA window includes the following coding sequences:
- a CDS encoding fused MFS/spermidine synthase: protein MPRRLWIYVVFLLSGFAALLYQIVWQRALYAIYGINIESVTMIVTAFMLGLGVGSLAGGVVSKDPKRPVLLYFSLVEAGIGLFGLASLQVFHAVGNVTLGMSALPTFFVTFLLVLVPTMLMGSTLPLLVAHLVRENKNVGKSVGTLYFVNTLGSAFASAASVLFILGRAGQSGSVRVAALLNVTVSLLAYVAHRRAQRPAEIAATLAAATKAPLDDEKEKQDEKEKQDEKENGADPQPAPAEEPATEMESV from the coding sequence ATGCCGCGGCGTCTCTGGATTTACGTGGTCTTCTTGCTGTCGGGGTTCGCCGCCCTGCTCTACCAGATCGTCTGGCAGCGGGCGCTCTATGCCATCTACGGCATCAACATCGAGAGCGTGACGATGATCGTCACCGCGTTCATGCTCGGGCTCGGCGTCGGATCGCTCGCCGGCGGCGTCGTGTCGAAGGACCCGAAGCGGCCCGTGCTGCTCTACTTCTCGCTCGTCGAGGCCGGCATCGGCCTCTTCGGGCTCGCGTCGCTGCAGGTGTTTCACGCGGTCGGCAACGTCACGCTCGGCATGAGCGCGCTGCCGACGTTCTTCGTCACGTTCCTCCTCGTCCTCGTCCCGACGATGCTGATGGGCTCCACCCTGCCGCTCCTCGTCGCGCACCTCGTCCGCGAGAACAAGAACGTCGGCAAGAGCGTCGGCACGCTCTACTTCGTGAACACCCTCGGCTCCGCGTTCGCGTCCGCCGCGAGCGTGCTCTTCATCCTCGGGCGCGCCGGGCAGTCCGGCTCCGTGCGCGTCGCCGCGCTCTTGAACGTCACCGTCAGCCTCCTCGCCTACGTCGCCCACCGTCGCGCGCAGCGCCCCGCCGAGATCGCGGCCACGCTCGCCGCCGCGACGAAGGCGCCGCTCGACGACGAGAAGGAGAAGCAGGACGAGAAGGAGAAGCAAGACGAGAAGGAGAACGGCGCCGACCCGCAGCCCGCGCCGGCGGAAGAGCCGGCAACGGAAATGGAGTCGGTCTGA
- a CDS encoding serine protease: protein MFAHAARLGLVAATLTVFAATQVACAADTGEEPETSIETADAIVGGTVAAQGAWPGAVALYKGSFACGGTLIHKEWVLTAAHCVSSTTTGGITRVVIGKNKLSASGGETKTVDRAIKHASYSSSTLDNDIALLHLSTPATSPVATLVSSAQLAKIVGGATTTVVGWGTTREGGSVSDSLRQVDVPIIENASCKSNSGYSRVSANMICAAFTTGGKDACQGDSGGPLFQKIDDKYVQIGVVSWGIGCARARAPGVYSRVGNYLSWIKTQTAGAVDADAATLSTPPSSSTSSGSVTTTSGNDATLDPAPNADTDTDE, encoded by the coding sequence ATGTTCGCTCACGCCGCTCGCCTCGGGCTCGTCGCCGCCACCCTCACAGTCTTCGCCGCCACGCAGGTCGCCTGCGCCGCCGATACCGGTGAAGAGCCGGAGACGTCGATCGAGACCGCCGACGCGATCGTCGGCGGGACCGTCGCGGCGCAGGGCGCGTGGCCGGGAGCGGTTGCACTCTACAAGGGGTCGTTCGCCTGCGGCGGCACCCTCATCCACAAGGAGTGGGTGCTCACCGCCGCGCACTGCGTGTCGAGCACGACGACGGGCGGCATCACGCGCGTCGTCATCGGCAAGAACAAGCTCTCGGCGAGCGGCGGCGAGACGAAGACGGTCGATCGCGCGATCAAGCACGCGAGCTACTCCTCGAGCACGCTCGACAACGACATCGCGCTCCTCCACCTCTCGACGCCCGCGACGTCGCCCGTCGCGACCCTCGTGAGCAGCGCGCAGCTCGCCAAGATCGTCGGCGGCGCGACGACCACGGTCGTGGGCTGGGGCACCACGAGGGAGGGCGGCTCGGTGAGCGACTCGCTCCGTCAGGTCGACGTCCCGATCATCGAGAACGCGTCCTGCAAGTCGAACTCGGGCTACAGCCGCGTCAGCGCGAACATGATCTGCGCCGCGTTCACGACCGGCGGCAAGGACGCCTGCCAGGGCGACTCCGGCGGACCGCTCTTCCAGAAGATCGACGACAAGTACGTCCAGATCGGCGTCGTGAGCTGGGGCATCGGCTGCGCCCGCGCCCGCGCTCCGGGCGTCTACTCCCGCGTCGGCAACTACCTCTCCTGGATCAAGACGCAGACCGCCGGCGCCGTCGACGCCGACGCCGCCACGCTCTCGACCCCGCCCAGCTCCAGCACCTCGAGCGGCTCCGTCACCACGACCAGCGGCAACGACGCGACCCTCGACCCCGCCCCCAACGCCGACACCGACACCGACGAGTGA
- a CDS encoding helix-turn-helix transcriptional regulator, whose product MLERKEPADFRVRPEGGYLAGDTWLYFCARPDLYGFALWGSPEPDDMAALVRLLEVELDRAPHAALVDVKDLTAALPASFDELARYFFAHAGTLADRVTRSAIVKGSGMTAAIAAGFLESVPPTFAASLYADVAGALEGLGFDRSFASAIERAKEEARAVPGVVRALRAWLDDHLAETTIDDAARALATATRTLQRRLTEASTSFAEEVRLARVRAAKRMLAETDLPITTIAIDVGCSSPQHLSTLFRQYVGDTPSAWRALVLLNVGGSAPDTPAPDTALALRARGASRPLKRPLLGPRGDRGRGRGGA is encoded by the coding sequence GTGCTCGAAAGAAAGGAGCCGGCCGACTTCCGCGTCCGCCCCGAGGGCGGCTACCTCGCGGGAGACACGTGGCTCTACTTCTGCGCGCGCCCCGATCTCTACGGCTTCGCGCTCTGGGGATCGCCCGAGCCGGACGACATGGCCGCGCTCGTCCGTCTCCTCGAGGTCGAGCTCGACCGCGCGCCGCACGCCGCCCTCGTCGACGTGAAGGACCTGACCGCCGCGCTACCGGCGTCGTTCGACGAGCTCGCCCGCTACTTCTTCGCGCACGCAGGCACGCTCGCGGACCGCGTCACGCGCTCGGCGATCGTGAAGGGCAGCGGGATGACGGCGGCGATCGCGGCGGGCTTCCTGGAATCGGTGCCCCCCACCTTCGCGGCCTCGCTCTACGCGGACGTCGCGGGCGCGCTCGAAGGCCTCGGCTTCGACCGCTCGTTCGCGAGCGCGATCGAGCGCGCGAAGGAGGAGGCGCGCGCGGTGCCTGGCGTCGTGCGCGCGCTCCGCGCCTGGCTCGACGACCACCTCGCGGAGACGACGATCGACGACGCCGCGCGCGCGCTCGCGACGGCGACGCGCACGTTGCAGCGACGGCTCACCGAGGCGTCGACGTCGTTCGCGGAGGAGGTCCGCCTCGCGCGCGTGCGCGCCGCGAAGCGCATGCTCGCCGAGACGGATTTGCCGATCACGACGATCGCGATCGACGTCGGCTGTTCGTCGCCGCAGCACCTGAGCACGCTCTTCCGGCAGTACGTGGGAGACACGCCGTCAGCCTGGCGGGCTCTGGTCTTACTCAACGTCGGGGGCTCCGCCCCCGACACCCCCGCCCCAGACACGGCCCTCGCGCTGCGCGCTCGGGGCGCTTCGCGCCCGCTGAAGCGGCCGCTTCTGGGGCCCCGGGGGGACCGAGGCCGAGGGCGTGGTGGGGCGTGA
- a CDS encoding U32 family peptidase yields MEAAVRAGADAVYFGLQGFNARARATNFDAQELTATIAWLHDHGVRGYVTLNTLVFDEELDAVEQAVRTCAAAGVDAVIVQDLGVAKLARAIAPDLPIHASTQMTCTDASSALLAKELGCSRVILARELSLDDIAKIRAGSDVEVEVFVHGALCISYSGQCLTSEAIGGRSANRGACAQACRLPYDLVVDGAPVDTGDRAYLLSPEDLEASAVVPDLARLGVSSLKIEGRLKGPEYVAATTRLYRKAVDGTGPTEEERRDALQTFTRGSGLGFFPGVDHQRLVEARSCDHRGLLVGVLTKIERTRGKTWLVLDRAEDLALGDGVLVEGGHASEGEVGGRVWALEGTRVWLGPNVAIGELPAGRRVHKTSAPAVEKRIRARDAEERRTPVDLRIAGAIGEPFVLEGTTAHGAYARVTGDAPVEAARSAPIDEATLKDKLGRLGDSAYALAKLDVDLPAGAMLPLSALNRARRALVAALDEAKPAPTTHATTAVRASDLVAAAAPPATTAVRASDLVAAAAPPPPSPPAGGLFVLCRTLAQAEAALDAGAAGVYLDFLELTGTGDAFRALKARPDGAFVGVAPPRIRKPGEEKIDRFLGSLQPDAVLVRGLGALRELARSPSSSPPSGIAIGDFSLNVTNRVTAAEVLGRGLAAFTPSFDLDAAQLALLAKTAFGPWMEVVLHHPIALFHMEHCVIAALLSEGRDHKTCGRPCERHRVSLRDRAGMEHPVEADVGCRNTVFHARPQSAVELLPELARAGVRRFRIELVRETAADVGRLVGAYLRALEEPARAPSIWKELRTEGGYGVVKGSLRVLP; encoded by the coding sequence ATGGAGGCGGCCGTGCGCGCGGGCGCGGACGCGGTCTACTTCGGGCTCCAAGGCTTCAACGCACGCGCGCGCGCGACGAACTTCGACGCGCAGGAGCTCACCGCCACGATCGCGTGGCTCCACGATCACGGCGTCCGCGGGTACGTCACCCTCAACACGCTCGTCTTCGACGAAGAGCTCGACGCGGTGGAGCAGGCGGTGCGCACGTGCGCCGCCGCCGGCGTCGACGCCGTCATCGTGCAGGACCTCGGCGTCGCGAAGCTCGCGCGCGCGATCGCGCCCGACCTCCCGATCCACGCCTCGACCCAGATGACGTGCACCGACGCGTCGTCGGCCCTCCTCGCGAAGGAGCTCGGCTGCTCCCGCGTGATCCTCGCGCGAGAGCTCTCGCTCGACGACATCGCGAAGATCCGCGCCGGCTCCGACGTCGAGGTCGAGGTGTTCGTCCACGGCGCGCTCTGCATCTCGTACTCCGGGCAATGCCTCACGAGCGAGGCGATCGGCGGACGAAGCGCGAACCGCGGCGCGTGCGCGCAAGCGTGCCGCCTCCCCTACGACCTCGTCGTCGACGGCGCGCCGGTCGACACCGGCGATCGCGCGTACCTCCTCTCGCCCGAGGACCTCGAGGCCTCCGCGGTGGTGCCGGACCTCGCGCGCCTCGGCGTCTCGTCGCTCAAGATCGAAGGTCGCCTCAAGGGACCCGAATACGTCGCCGCGACGACGCGCCTCTATCGGAAGGCGGTCGACGGGACCGGGCCGACGGAGGAGGAGCGGCGCGACGCGCTGCAGACGTTCACGCGCGGCTCGGGCCTCGGCTTCTTCCCCGGCGTCGATCACCAGCGCCTCGTCGAAGCTCGCTCCTGCGATCACCGCGGCCTCCTCGTCGGCGTCCTCACGAAGATCGAGCGCACGCGCGGCAAGACCTGGCTCGTCCTCGATCGCGCCGAGGACCTCGCGCTCGGCGACGGCGTCCTCGTCGAAGGCGGGCACGCGAGCGAGGGCGAGGTCGGCGGCCGCGTGTGGGCGCTCGAAGGCACGCGCGTCTGGCTCGGACCCAACGTCGCGATCGGCGAGCTGCCCGCCGGCCGCCGCGTCCACAAGACGAGCGCGCCCGCGGTGGAGAAGCGTATTCGCGCGCGGGACGCGGAGGAGCGGCGCACGCCGGTCGACCTCCGCATCGCCGGCGCGATCGGCGAGCCGTTCGTCCTCGAAGGCACCACCGCGCACGGCGCCTACGCGCGCGTGACCGGCGACGCGCCGGTGGAGGCCGCGCGCTCGGCGCCGATCGACGAAGCGACGCTGAAGGACAAGCTCGGACGCCTCGGCGACTCCGCCTACGCGCTCGCGAAGCTCGACGTCGATCTCCCCGCCGGCGCGATGCTCCCGCTCTCCGCGCTCAACCGCGCGCGCCGCGCGCTCGTCGCCGCGCTCGACGAAGCGAAGCCGGCGCCAACGACGCACGCGACGACCGCGGTGCGCGCGAGCGACCTCGTCGCCGCCGCCGCGCCGCCCGCGACGACCGCGGTGCGCGCGAGCGACCTCGTCGCCGCCGCCGCGCCGCCGCCGCCGTCGCCGCCGGCGGGTGGCCTCTTCGTGCTCTGCCGCACGCTCGCGCAGGCCGAGGCCGCGCTCGATGCGGGGGCGGCGGGGGTGTACCTCGACTTCCTCGAGCTCACCGGCACCGGCGACGCGTTTCGTGCGCTCAAGGCCCGCCCGGACGGCGCGTTCGTCGGCGTCGCGCCGCCGCGCATCCGCAAGCCGGGGGAAGAGAAGATCGATCGCTTCCTCGGATCGCTGCAGCCCGACGCGGTGCTCGTGCGCGGTCTCGGCGCGCTGCGCGAGCTCGCGCGCTCACCCTCATCCTCGCCCCCGAGCGGGATCGCGATCGGCGACTTCTCGCTCAACGTGACGAACCGCGTGACGGCGGCGGAGGTCCTCGGCCGCGGTCTCGCCGCGTTCACGCCGTCGTTCGATCTCGACGCCGCGCAGCTCGCGCTCCTCGCGAAGACGGCGTTCGGGCCGTGGATGGAGGTCGTCCTCCATCACCCGATCGCGCTGTTCCACATGGAGCACTGCGTGATCGCGGCGCTGCTCTCCGAGGGTCGCGATCACAAGACCTGCGGGCGGCCGTGCGAGCGGCATCGCGTCTCGCTCCGTGACCGCGCGGGGATGGAGCATCCGGTGGAGGCCGACGTCGGCTGCCGCAACACCGTCTTCCACGCGCGCCCGCAGAGCGCGGTGGAGCTCCTCCCCGAGCTCGCGCGCGCGGGCGTGCGCCGCTTCCGCATCGAGCTCGTGCGCGAGACGGCGGCCGACGTGGGACGCCTCGTCGGCGCCTACCTCCGTGCGCTCGAGGAGCCCGCGCGCGCCCCGTCGATCTGGAAGGAGCTCCGGACCGAAGGCGGCTACGGCGTCGTGAAAGGCTCCCTCCGGGTGCTCCCGTAG
- a CDS encoding tetratricopeptide repeat protein, whose amino-acid sequence MRTTSSRLLRVALVLALTIVPALARADADEQRAVQLFEKGRKLARDGRCAEAIAPLQESLRYAEGVGTLLNLGNCYETLGKSASAHRAFLRAQEVAHRNDDKRREEARDRARAVEKDVSTLLVHVPVSIKASAELHVDGEPWPRDRWDVPWPIDAGVHEIELIAPKQPKQIESITVKPRGARAEWSAKLPDAGPATTTTAPPASLAPSPRAPGEDDVGSTQRTLGLVAGGVGVGSAIAGTIFGVISLSAHSSLVGRCPTYPRCNVADKSALDDMNANAQTSGTIATVGIIAGLALVAAGAVLYFTAPARALR is encoded by the coding sequence GTGCGTACGACAAGTTCTAGGCTGCTCCGCGTCGCGCTCGTCCTCGCGCTCACGATCGTCCCCGCGCTCGCGCGCGCCGACGCCGACGAGCAGCGCGCGGTGCAGCTCTTCGAGAAGGGCCGCAAGCTCGCGCGCGACGGTCGCTGCGCGGAGGCGATCGCGCCGCTGCAAGAGAGCCTCCGCTACGCCGAGGGCGTCGGCACGCTGCTGAACCTCGGCAACTGCTACGAGACGCTGGGCAAGAGCGCGAGCGCGCATCGGGCGTTCCTCCGCGCGCAGGAGGTGGCGCACCGGAACGACGACAAGCGGCGCGAAGAGGCGCGCGACCGTGCGCGCGCGGTGGAGAAGGACGTGTCGACGCTGCTCGTGCACGTGCCGGTGTCGATCAAGGCGAGCGCGGAGCTCCACGTCGACGGCGAGCCGTGGCCGCGCGATCGCTGGGACGTCCCGTGGCCGATCGACGCGGGCGTCCACGAGATCGAGCTCATCGCGCCGAAGCAGCCGAAGCAGATCGAGTCGATCACGGTGAAGCCCCGCGGCGCGCGCGCGGAGTGGTCGGCGAAGCTCCCCGACGCGGGGCCGGCGACGACGACGACCGCGCCGCCCGCGAGCCTCGCGCCGTCTCCGCGCGCCCCCGGCGAGGACGACGTCGGATCGACGCAGCGGACGCTCGGCCTCGTCGCGGGCGGCGTCGGCGTCGGCAGCGCGATCGCGGGGACCATCTTCGGCGTGATCTCGCTCAGCGCGCACTCGTCGCTCGTCGGCCGGTGCCCGACCTATCCGCGCTGCAACGTCGCCGACAAGAGCGCCCTCGACGACATGAACGCGAACGCGCAGACGTCAGGCACGATCGCGACGGTGGGGATCATCGCGGGGCTCGCGCTCGTCGCCGCGGGCGCGGTCCTCTACTTCACCGCCCCGGCGCGCGCCCTCCGCTGA
- a CDS encoding serine/threonine protein kinase, whose protein sequence is MSFAPGTVIAGKYRVERLLGEGGMGIVLAARHLGLDEMVAIKLIKEDRAAGTDALARFQREARAAARIKSEHVARVLDVDRLPEGDPYIVMEYIDGTDLHALVKRRGRLPLDEASAFIVQACEGLAEAHALGMVHRDLKLKNLFLTKRRDGRALIKVIDFGVVKLAQLADEDTTRMQAAAPRDVSLTSTSTLIGSVHYMAPEQIRASNVVDPRADVWSLGVCLYAMLTLQMPFDGETVTDICMQIQGRPPRDVRAHSPHVPAELAAVVTRALEKDVRRRFGSVGELAAALAPFHADRMAASRIETILESSVQSRGALAFAATAEVPSAQGHVTQDMSIVPSFHGRVESTIDAAAVGSLAVAPAPVPAKRSYWVGAALVSLAAAGTLGLAWMRQPKARPEPAVAAAQPPATAPATKTAPATVSVEPEPAPPPSPPPPSTATPPAPARATAPKTKRPPKHEPATKTESKSEPAGAYDKF, encoded by the coding sequence GTGAGCTTCGCTCCGGGGACCGTCATCGCGGGGAAGTACCGCGTCGAGCGCCTGCTCGGAGAAGGCGGCATGGGGATCGTGCTCGCCGCGCGCCACCTCGGGCTCGACGAGATGGTCGCGATCAAGCTGATCAAGGAAGACCGCGCGGCCGGCACCGACGCGCTCGCGCGGTTCCAGCGCGAGGCGCGCGCGGCGGCGCGGATCAAGAGCGAGCACGTCGCGCGCGTCCTCGACGTCGATCGCCTGCCGGAGGGCGATCCGTACATCGTGATGGAGTACATCGACGGGACCGATCTCCACGCGCTCGTGAAGCGGCGCGGGAGGCTGCCACTCGACGAGGCCTCCGCCTTCATCGTGCAGGCGTGCGAAGGCCTCGCCGAGGCGCACGCGCTCGGGATGGTGCATCGCGACCTCAAGCTCAAGAACCTGTTCCTCACCAAGCGCCGCGACGGTCGCGCCCTCATCAAGGTGATCGACTTCGGCGTCGTGAAGCTCGCGCAGCTCGCGGACGAGGACACGACGCGCATGCAAGCGGCCGCGCCGCGCGACGTGTCGCTGACGAGCACGTCGACGCTGATCGGCTCGGTCCACTACATGGCGCCGGAGCAGATCCGCGCGTCGAACGTCGTCGATCCGCGCGCGGACGTGTGGTCCCTCGGCGTCTGCCTCTACGCGATGCTCACGCTCCAGATGCCGTTCGACGGCGAGACGGTGACGGACATCTGCATGCAGATCCAGGGACGCCCGCCGCGCGACGTACGCGCGCACTCGCCGCACGTGCCGGCCGAGCTCGCCGCCGTCGTCACGCGCGCGCTCGAGAAGGACGTGCGGCGCCGCTTCGGCAGCGTCGGCGAGCTCGCCGCGGCGCTCGCGCCGTTCCACGCCGATCGGATGGCCGCGTCCCGCATCGAGACGATCCTCGAGTCGAGCGTGCAGAGCCGCGGCGCGCTCGCCTTCGCCGCGACGGCAGAGGTGCCGTCGGCGCAGGGCCACGTCACGCAGGACATGTCGATCGTGCCGTCGTTCCACGGTCGCGTGGAGAGCACGATCGACGCCGCCGCGGTCGGCTCGCTCGCCGTCGCGCCCGCGCCCGTCCCGGCGAAGCGCTCGTACTGGGTCGGCGCCGCGCTCGTCTCGCTCGCGGCGGCGGGCACGCTCGGCCTCGCGTGGATGCGCCAGCCGAAGGCGCGCCCGGAGCCGGCCGTCGCCGCGGCGCAGCCGCCCGCGACCGCGCCCGCGACGAAGACCGCGCCGGCGACCGTGAGCGTCGAGCCCGAGCCTGCACCGCCGCCTTCGCCGCCGCCTCCGTCGACCGCGACGCCGCCGGCGCCTGCGCGCGCGACGGCGCCGAAGACGAAGCGGCCGCCGAAGCACGAGCCCGCGACGAAGACCGAGAGCAAGAGCGAGCCCGCGGGTGCGTACGACAAGTTCTAG